One stretch of Macaca nemestrina isolate mMacNem1 chromosome 17, mMacNem.hap1, whole genome shotgun sequence DNA includes these proteins:
- the LOC105472401 gene encoding nucleoside diphosphate kinase B has translation MANLERTFIAIKPDGVQRGLVGEIIKRFEQKGFRLVAMKFLRASEEHLKQHYVDLKDRPFFPGLVKYMNSGPVVAMVWEGLNVVKTGRVMLGETNPADSKPGTIRGDFCIQVGRNIIHGSDSVKSAEKEISLWFKPEELVDYKSCAHDWVYE, from the exons ATGGCCAACCTCGAGCGCACGTTCATCGCCATCAAGCCGGACGGCGTGCAGCGCGGCCTGGTGGGCGAGATCATCAAGCGCTTCGAGCAGAAGGGGTTCCGCCTCGTGGCCATGAAGTTCCTCCGG GCCTCTGAGGAACACCTGAAGCAGCACTACGTTGACCTGAAAGACCGCCCGTTCTTCCCCGGGCTGGTGAAGTACATGAACTCGGGGCCGGTTGTGGCCATG GTCTGGGAGGGGCTGAACGTGGTGAAGACAGGCCGAGTGATGCTTGGGGAGACCAATCCAGCAGATTCTAAGCCAGGCACCATTCGTGGGGACTTCTGCATTCAGGTTGGCAG gaACATCATTCATGGCAGTGACTCAGTAAAaagtgctgaaaaagaaatcagcctATGGTTTAAGCCTGAAGAACTGGTTGACTACAAGTCTTGTGCTCATGACTGGGTCTATGAATAA